A single genomic interval of Sphingobacteriales bacterium harbors:
- the rpsN gene encoding 30S ribosomal protein S14: MARKSIIAREIKRERLVAKYAEKRAKLKEAGDYEGLDKLPRNALPVRLHNRCNLTGRPKGYMRYFGICRVKFRDLASMGKIPGVKKASW, from the coding sequence ATGGCAAGAAAATCAATTATTGCTCGTGAAATTAAACGCGAACGTTTGGTAGCCAAATATGCCGAAAAACGTGCAAAATTAAAAGAGGCCGGAGACTACGAAGGGTTAGATAAATTGCCCCGGAACGCCCTGCCTGTGCGCCTGCACAACCGCTGTAACTTAACCGGAAGACCCAAAGGCTATATGCGCTATTTTGGTATCTGCCGGGTTAAATTCCGCGACTTGGCTTCGATGGGTAAAATTCCGGGTGTTAAAAAAGCAAGTTGGTAA
- the rplF gene encoding 50S ribosomal protein L6 yields MSRIGKMPITVPANVNIDIDKNNMLTVKGPKGELKLAVDRDIELKVEDNNLTVNRPTDQKRHRSLHGLYRALVNNMVLGVSQGFTTILELVGVGYRATCTGQILELQLGFSHPIYFVLPKEVTATTTAEKGQNPSIILQSLDKQLLGQVCAKIRSFRKPEPFKGKGILFKGEVIRRKAGKTAA; encoded by the coding sequence ATGTCTCGTATAGGTAAAATGCCCATAACCGTTCCTGCAAACGTCAATATAGATATTGATAAAAACAATATGCTAACTGTAAAAGGCCCAAAGGGTGAACTTAAATTAGCTGTTGACAGGGATATTGAATTAAAAGTAGAAGATAATAATTTAACTGTAAATCGCCCCACCGACCAAAAGCGCCACCGCTCATTACATGGTTTGTACCGTGCTTTGGTGAATAATATGGTCTTAGGCGTTTCTCAAGGTTTTACCACTATACTCGAATTGGTAGGTGTGGGTTATAGAGCAACTTGCACAGGTCAGATACTTGAGCTACAACTTGGTTTCTCACATCCAATTTACTTTGTATTACCCAAAGAAGTAACTGCAACAACAACCGCTGAAAAAGGGCAAAACCCTTCCATTATACTTCAGTCTTTGGACAAGCAATTGTTAGGGCAGGTTTGTGCAAAAATACGCTCCTTCCGGAAACCTGAACCATTTAAAGGCAAGGGTATCTTGTTTAAAGGCGAAGTTATACGCCGCAAAGCAGGCAAAACTGCTGCCTAG
- the rpsS gene encoding 30S ribosomal protein S19, translating into MARSLKKGPYIHHKLQKKIDVLNTTTKKTVVKTWSRASMITPEFVGHTFAVHNGNKFIPVYVTENMVGHKLGEFAPTRNFRGHAAKKK; encoded by the coding sequence ATGGCACGTTCATTAAAAAAAGGCCCATATATACATCATAAACTGCAAAAGAAAATAGATGTGCTAAACACTACTACTAAAAAAACAGTAGTAAAAACATGGTCGCGGGCATCTATGATTACCCCCGAATTTGTAGGACACACATTTGCTGTACATAATGGTAACAAATTTATTCCGGTTTATGTAACCGAAAATATGGTAGGTCATAAATTGGGCGAATTTGCCCCAACCCGTAACTTTAGAGGCCACGCTGCCAAAAAGAAATAA
- the rplO gene encoding 50S ribosomal protein L15, protein MNILSNLRPAKGSTKSSKRIARGEGSGHGNTATRGLKGAKSRSGYHRKFNHEGGQTPIQRRLPKRGFKNINRIEYVAFNLSELQYFADKHNLTDISFETLRQCHLVQQNDKVKLLAKGNLSKPLTVKLHAASEKAKQAVEAAGGSFEPIA, encoded by the coding sequence ATGAATATACTTAGTAATTTACGCCCTGCAAAAGGCAGCACCAAATCAAGCAAACGTATTGCCCGTGGCGAAGGCTCGGGACATGGCAATACGGCAACCCGCGGCTTAAAAGGTGCCAAATCACGCTCAGGCTACCACCGAAAGTTTAACCACGAAGGCGGTCAAACACCTATCCAACGCCGTTTGCCCAAACGCGGTTTTAAAAATATTAATCGCATAGAATACGTTGCTTTTAATTTATCTGAATTGCAATATTTTGCCGATAAACATAATTTAACCGATATCAGCTTCGAGACACTACGTCAATGCCATTTAGTGCAGCAAAACGATAAAGTAAAACTCTTGGCTAAAGGCAATTTGTCAAAACCATTAACCGTAAAACTTCACGCAGCAAGCGAAAAAGCCAAACAAGCCGTTGAAGCGGCAGGTGGAAGCTTTGAACCAATTGCTTAA
- the rplR gene encoding 50S ribosomal protein L18, translated as MITMAVNKASRRKKIHLKVRKKIQGTSQRPRLAVFRSNKYIYAQLIDDSKGITLGWASSKDPAIVAAGGNKVDQSKKVGALLAERASAAGVTEVVFDRGGFLYHGRIKAIADGAREGGLQF; from the coding sequence ATAATTACCATGGCTGTCAACAAGGCATCACGTCGCAAAAAAATACATCTTAAAGTGCGCAAAAAAATTCAGGGCACCAGTCAACGTCCACGACTTGCGGTGTTCAGAAGCAATAAATATATATACGCACAATTAATAGACGACTCAAAGGGTATCACTTTGGGTTGGGCATCATCAAAAGATCCGGCTATTGTTGCTGCTGGCGGCAACAAGGTTGATCAATCAAAAAAAGTTGGTGCTTTGCTTGCCGAACGTGCCTCGGCTGCCGGAGTTACAGAAGTTGTATTTGACCGTGGTGGCTTTTTATATCATGGACGTATAAAAGCAATAGCTGACGGTGCACGTGAAGGAGGTTTACAGTTTTAG
- the rpmC gene encoding 50S ribosomal protein L29, which translates to MAKAEKTNLKAMSTDELQDAVASERVQLRRIKFNAATGETVDAYSTRNSRKTIARLLTELRTREIAAAKN; encoded by the coding sequence ATGGCCAAGGCAGAAAAAACAAATCTAAAAGCAATGAGTACAGACGAACTGCAAGATGCAGTTGCCTCAGAGCGCGTGCAATTACGCCGGATAAAATTTAATGCTGCTACCGGAGAAACGGTAGATGCCTACTCGACACGCAATTCGCGCAAAACAATTGCCCGTCTGTTGACCGAGTTGCGCACCCGCGAAATTGCTGCCGCCAAAAATTAG
- the rpsQ gene encoding 30S ribosomal protein S17, with the protein MLNNTEVTRNLRKQRIGVVTSDKMEKTITVTIERKIKHPIYGKFLKRSKKYTAHDEKNDCKTGDIVRIMETRPLSKNKRWRLVEIIERAK; encoded by the coding sequence ATGTTAAATAATACAGAGGTAACAAGAAATTTACGGAAACAACGTATTGGGGTTGTAACCAGCGACAAAATGGAAAAAACTATTACAGTAACCATTGAGCGTAAAATTAAACACCCTATTTACGGAAAATTCCTTAAGCGCAGCAAAAAATATACAGCGCACGACGAAAAAAATGATTGTAAAACTGGCGACATAGTGCGCATTATGGAAACACGCCCGCTTAGCAAAAACAAACGCTGGCGTTTGGTTGAAATTATAGAACGTGCAAAATAA
- the rpsC gene encoding 30S ribosomal protein S3, which translates to MGQKVNPIANRLGYIRGWDSNWYAKPSEFPDKLHEDERIRTYLSARIAKGGIARIVIERTLKRITITVHTARPGIIIGKGGNEVDLIRKELIKLTNKDVHINIAEIKRPELDANIVGETIAKQIEARISYKRAIKMAIGSTMRMGSEGIKVRVGGRLGGAEIARREEYKQGRTPLHTFRADIDYAVKEAHTVYGKIGIKVWICKGEVFGKRDLAPQAETKSVGGPGGGNDRGGDNRRRGGGDGGGRRERGSGGDGGGRRERGGGGRRERGGNQERNNTNNNDNA; encoded by the coding sequence ATGGGACAAAAAGTAAATCCAATAGCCAACCGTTTAGGATATATTCGTGGATGGGATTCGAATTGGTACGCAAAACCATCCGAATTTCCGGATAAATTACACGAAGACGAGCGTATCCGCACGTATTTATCGGCCCGTATCGCTAAAGGCGGCATAGCTCGAATTGTAATTGAGCGCACCTTAAAACGCATTACTATTACCGTACATACTGCGCGTCCGGGTATTATTATTGGCAAAGGAGGTAATGAGGTGGACTTGATTCGCAAGGAATTGATAAAATTAACCAATAAAGATGTGCATATTAATATTGCCGAAATTAAACGTCCGGAGTTAGATGCCAATATCGTAGGAGAAACGATTGCTAAACAAATTGAAGCCCGGATTAGCTATAAACGCGCTATTAAAATGGCTATAGGCAGCACAATGCGTATGGGTAGTGAAGGAATAAAAGTTCGGGTTGGTGGTCGATTAGGTGGTGCTGAAATAGCCCGTCGTGAAGAATACAAGCAAGGACGTACCCCGCTACATACATTTAGAGCTGATATTGACTATGCAGTTAAAGAAGCACATACCGTTTACGGAAAAATAGGTATAAAGGTTTGGATATGCAAAGGAGAGGTGTTTGGCAAACGGGACTTGGCCCCTCAAGCCGAAACAAAATCTGTAGGAGGCCCCGGCGGCGGGAATGACCGTGGCGGCGATAACAGACGACGTGGAGGCGGTGATGGCGGTGGAAGACGTGAACGCGGTAGCGGCGGTGACGGTGGCGGAAGACGTGAGCGCGGCGGTGGCGGAAGACGTGAGCGCGGTGGAAACCAGGAACGCAATAATACTAATAATAACGATAATGCTTAA
- the rplN gene encoding 50S ribosomal protein L14, whose amino-acid sequence MIQQETRIKVADNSGAKEALCIRVLGGTRRRYASVGDEIVITVKSALPSSNIKKGTVSKAVVVRTTKQVRRKDGSYISFDDNAVVLINNAGDLRGTRVFGPVARELRDKGFTRIVSLAPEVL is encoded by the coding sequence ATGATTCAGCAAGAAACTCGAATAAAAGTAGCCGACAACAGCGGCGCAAAAGAAGCCTTGTGCATTCGTGTACTTGGCGGAACTCGCCGGCGTTATGCCTCGGTGGGCGATGAAATTGTTATAACCGTAAAATCGGCCCTGCCTTCGAGCAATATAAAGAAAGGTACGGTGTCAAAAGCGGTGGTTGTGCGAACTACTAAACAAGTTCGCCGTAAAGATGGTAGCTATATTTCGTTTGATGATAATGCCGTCGTATTAATAAATAACGCCGGTGATCTGCGCGGAACAAGGGTTTTTGGTCCTGTAGCTCGTGAACTACGCGATAAAGGATTTACCCGTATTGTGTCATTAGCTCCGGAAGTACTTTAA
- the rplP gene encoding 50S ribosomal protein L16, whose protein sequence is MLQPKRTKYRRVQKGRMKGDDHRGATLAFGTFGLKALESHWLTARQIEAARVALTRHMKREGKVWIRVFPDKVVTAKPQEVRMGKGKGAPDHWVAVVKPGRILFEVEGVPLALATEALRLGAQKLPIPTKFVVRTDYQE, encoded by the coding sequence ATGTTACAACCAAAACGCACTAAATACAGAAGGGTACAGAAAGGCCGAATGAAAGGCGACGACCATCGTGGAGCCACGTTAGCATTTGGCACCTTTGGCTTAAAAGCGCTTGAGTCGCATTGGTTGACGGCGCGTCAAATAGAAGCTGCCCGTGTGGCACTAACACGCCATATGAAACGTGAAGGGAAAGTATGGATTCGGGTGTTTCCGGACAAAGTAGTAACCGCTAAGCCACAGGAGGTGCGGATGGGTAAAGGTAAAGGTGCACCCGACCATTGGGTAGCAGTAGTTAAACCTGGCCGCATTTTGTTTGAAGTTGAAGGTGTGCCCTTGGCACTTGCTACTGAAGCACTGCGCTTAGGAGCACAAAAATTGCCAATACCCACAAAATTTGTAGTACGCACCGATTATCAAGAATAG
- the rplX gene encoding 50S ribosomal protein L24 — MESKYKISVSRFAPKFHVKKGDEVMIIAGEFKGKQGKVLKIYTKTGRATVEGINVVTRHYRKNAQTNNEGRVLEKEAPIHISNLMLIDPKTGSPTRVGIKIENNKKIRYAKKSGEVIK; from the coding sequence ATGGAAAGCAAATATAAAATATCAGTTAGCCGCTTTGCCCCCAAATTCCATGTGAAAAAGGGCGATGAAGTGATGATAATTGCCGGAGAATTTAAGGGCAAACAAGGTAAAGTATTAAAAATTTATACTAAAACTGGCCGTGCTACGGTAGAAGGTATAAATGTAGTTACCCGTCATTACCGTAAAAATGCCCAAACAAATAACGAAGGCCGCGTGCTTGAAAAAGAAGCACCAATTCATATCTCGAACCTCATGTTAATTGACCCCAAAACGGGCAGCCCTACACGTGTAGGTATAAAAATTGAAAACAATAAAAAAATTCGTTACGCTAAAAAATCAGGGGAGGTGATTAAATAA
- the rplE gene encoding 50S ribosomal protein L5 — protein MPRIKTKYHTEIVPALNEQFQYKSVMQVPRLLKICINQGLGAATQDKKLIETAIDEMSTITGQKALATKARKSISNFKLRDGMPIGARVTLRGERMWEFLDRLISVALPRVRDFRGVNNKAFDGRGNYTLGITEQIIFPEIDIDKVPRIQGMDITFVTSAPNDQEAFALLKALGMPFQTAK, from the coding sequence ATACCTCGTATTAAAACCAAATACCATACTGAAATAGTACCAGCCTTAAACGAACAATTTCAATATAAGTCGGTAATGCAAGTTCCACGCTTATTGAAAATTTGCATCAATCAGGGGTTAGGCGCTGCCACGCAGGATAAAAAGTTAATAGAAACGGCTATTGATGAAATGAGTACCATCACAGGGCAAAAAGCCTTGGCTACAAAAGCTCGTAAATCTATCTCGAACTTTAAATTGCGCGACGGAATGCCAATTGGTGCTCGAGTAACTTTACGTGGTGAACGCATGTGGGAGTTTTTAGACCGCTTAATATCGGTAGCATTGCCCCGTGTGCGCGACTTTAGAGGCGTTAACAATAAAGCATTTGACGGACGCGGCAACTATACCTTAGGTATAACCGAACAAATTATTTTTCCGGAAATAGATATCGACAAAGTTCCCCGTATTCAAGGCATGGATATTACATTTGTAACCTCGGCGCCTAACGACCAAGAAGCATTTGCCCTACTTAAAGCATTAGGAATGCCTTTTCAAACAGCAAAGTAA
- the rpsH gene encoding 30S ribosomal protein S8, protein MSAVTDPIADYLTRIRNAQMANHRVVEIPASNVKKRMTEILYENGFIFRYKFEETANNQGVIKIALKYDPISKLPIIRELVRYSRPGLRQYAKCSDLPRYKSGLGIGIVSTSRGVITDKEARKLNIGGEVLCFVY, encoded by the coding sequence ATGTCTGCTGTAACCGATCCAATAGCCGATTACCTAACAAGGATTCGTAATGCACAAATGGCCAACCACCGTGTTGTAGAAATCCCTGCCTCTAACGTAAAAAAACGCATGACCGAAATCTTGTATGAAAATGGCTTTATCTTTCGCTATAAGTTTGAAGAAACAGCCAATAATCAAGGCGTCATTAAAATTGCCTTAAAATACGACCCTATATCTAAATTGCCTATTATTAGGGAATTAGTTCGTTATAGTCGTCCAGGCTTGCGGCAATACGCCAAATGTAGCGACCTTCCACGCTATAAAAGTGGTCTTGGTATAGGTATCGTCTCAACCTCAAGGGGTGTAATCACTGATAAGGAAGCCCGCAAATTAAATATTGGCGGTGAAGTACTTTGTTTTGTATATTAA
- the rpmD gene encoding 50S ribosomal protein L30, giving the protein MSKVRIKQVKSAIDRPVRQKATLKALGIRKMQQTVEHEATPQIKGMIAKVAHLVTVENV; this is encoded by the coding sequence ATGAGTAAAGTACGTATTAAACAAGTAAAAAGCGCAATTGACCGCCCAGTTAGGCAAAAGGCAACCCTTAAAGCATTGGGCATTCGTAAAATGCAACAAACCGTTGAGCACGAAGCTACACCGCAAATAAAAGGTATGATTGCCAAAGTAGCCCATTTAGTTACCGTAGAAAACGTTTAA
- the secY gene encoding preprotein translocase subunit SecY has product MKGFIETIKNIFSIEELRKKLIYTFLLIFIYRIGTYIVLPGVDPNALGDLAKSGGSGLLGLLDMFVGGSFNRASIFSLGIMPYISASIAVQLLTMAVPYFQKLQKEGESGRRKINQLTRYLTIGVTILQSVGYITYLRYTAGPAIVIDPFLFSISTVIVLTAGTIFCMWLGERITDKGIGNGISFIIAVGIVARFPFAIAAEFNAKTASGGGGLIFFLLEILFFLAIVVFCIVLTQAVRRIQVQYAKRVVGNRQTSGSRSFIPIKLNTAGVMPIIFAQAILFIPSFVAQFMPESEMMQNIQNNGYVGTFWYEAIYFIIVLAFTYIYTAIMINPTQMADDLKRNGGFIQGVKPGAETAEYIDGVVSRLTLPGGICLAFIGVLPAIVAGLGVTSQLSGFFGGTSLLIMVGVLLDTLQQIETHLLNQKYDGLIAGGSRIRGRNAYADTDLEQQTTK; this is encoded by the coding sequence ATGAAAGGCTTTATAGAAACGATTAAAAATATTTTTAGTATAGAAGAGTTGCGCAAAAAACTCATCTATACCTTTTTATTGATATTTATATATCGGATTGGTACTTACATTGTTTTGCCCGGCGTTGACCCCAATGCTTTGGGTGATTTGGCCAAGTCGGGCGGCTCCGGATTACTGGGTTTACTCGACATGTTTGTAGGTGGCTCGTTTAACCGTGCCTCCATATTTTCATTGGGTATTATGCCATATATCTCGGCATCAATAGCAGTGCAGTTACTTACGATGGCGGTACCTTATTTTCAAAAATTACAAAAAGAAGGTGAGAGCGGTCGAAGAAAAATAAACCAATTGACCCGCTACCTTACTATAGGCGTTACTATCTTACAAAGTGTAGGTTATATTACGTACTTGCGCTATACAGCAGGTCCAGCCATTGTTATAGATCCATTTTTGTTCTCAATATCAACCGTTATTGTATTAACAGCTGGTACTATATTTTGTATGTGGTTGGGCGAGCGCATTACCGACAAAGGTATTGGCAATGGTATTTCGTTCATAATAGCGGTTGGTATTGTAGCGCGTTTTCCGTTTGCAATTGCAGCCGAATTCAATGCTAAAACAGCTTCGGGCGGCGGTGGACTAATCTTCTTCTTGCTCGAAATTTTATTCTTTTTGGCCATTGTTGTATTTTGTATTGTGCTTACCCAAGCAGTACGCCGAATTCAAGTGCAGTATGCTAAAAGAGTGGTAGGAAACAGGCAAACAAGCGGTTCTCGCTCATTTATTCCAATTAAACTCAATACGGCTGGGGTAATGCCCATCATATTTGCACAAGCTATTCTATTTATTCCCTCATTCGTGGCCCAATTTATGCCCGAATCAGAAATGATGCAAAATATACAAAACAATGGTTACGTTGGAACATTTTGGTACGAAGCTATTTATTTCATAATTGTATTGGCCTTTACTTATATTTATACGGCTATTATGATTAACCCAACCCAAATGGCCGACGACCTTAAACGAAATGGCGGGTTTATCCAAGGTGTAAAACCTGGTGCCGAAACAGCCGAATATATAGATGGAGTAGTATCGAGATTAACTTTGCCAGGTGGTATATGCTTAGCATTCATAGGCGTACTTCCGGCCATTGTTGCCGGATTAGGTGTAACCTCGCAGCTATCCGGATTTTTTGGCGGCACCTCGTTGCTAATTATGGTAGGTGTGCTACTTGATACCCTCCAACAAATAGAAACCCACTTGTTAAATCAGAAATATGATGGCTTAATTGCAGGTGGCTCACGAATTCGTGGCCGTAATGCCTATGCCGATACAGACTTAGAACAGCAAACAACGAAATAA
- the rpsE gene encoding 30S ribosomal protein S5, producing the protein MAKIHYNRVRPNSTEGLNHKSIGVNRVAKVTKGGRTFTFAAMIIVGDANGTVGYGLGKAREVSEAMDKGKDDAFKNLIKVSVVDGTIPHEQLGKYGAAIVLIKPASKGTGVIAGGAMRAVLESAGVHNVIAKSLGSSNPHNVVKATLNALALLREPQTIAKQRATTVGKVLNG; encoded by the coding sequence ATGGCAAAGATACATTATAACCGGGTACGCCCAAATTCAACAGAAGGTCTTAACCATAAATCAATTGGCGTAAACAGGGTGGCAAAAGTTACCAAAGGTGGACGTACATTTACATTTGCCGCCATGATTATAGTTGGCGATGCTAACGGAACGGTTGGTTATGGTTTAGGTAAAGCTCGTGAGGTTAGCGAAGCTATGGACAAAGGTAAAGACGATGCTTTCAAAAATCTTATCAAAGTATCTGTTGTTGATGGCACTATACCACACGAACAATTAGGTAAATATGGGGCAGCAATAGTATTAATTAAACCCGCATCGAAAGGTACAGGCGTAATTGCCGGCGGCGCAATGCGTGCTGTTTTAGAAAGTGCCGGGGTGCACAACGTAATTGCTAAGTCCTTAGGTTCCTCTAACCCTCACAACGTAGTAAAAGCAACTCTTAATGCGCTTGCCTTATTGCGCGAACCCCAAACCATTGCAAAACAAAGGGCCACAACAGTTGGCAAAGTATTGAACGGATAA
- the rplV gene encoding 50S ribosomal protein L22 produces MEAIAKLRNHPSSPRKMRLLADIVRGQEIGHAMNVLRFSRKHAAKPLYKLLRSALANWEQAHGRADENFIFISHLTVDGARSLKRIKPAPMGRAYRVSKRSNHVTVVLTAIEKIQQNLTENN; encoded by the coding sequence ATGGAAGCAATTGCCAAACTGCGTAATCACCCAAGTTCGCCCCGCAAAATGCGTTTGCTAGCCGACATTGTGCGCGGCCAAGAAATAGGTCATGCCATGAATGTTTTGCGCTTTTCGCGCAAACATGCCGCAAAACCCTTGTATAAGTTGTTGCGCTCGGCATTAGCAAACTGGGAACAAGCACACGGACGTGCCGATGAAAATTTTATTTTTATTTCGCATCTGACCGTCGATGGTGCCCGTTCATTGAAACGTATTAAGCCTGCTCCAATGGGCCGAGCTTATCGGGTGAGTAAACGCTCTAATCATGTAACGGTAGTGTTAACAGCTATCGAAAAAATACAACAAAACTTAACAGAAAATAATTAA